The following proteins are encoded in a genomic region of Streptococcus cristatus AS 1.3089:
- a CDS encoding GbpC/Spa domain-containing protein, translating into MGQDWKKIERQRFTIRKTRAWGACSVFLGSSIFFLGGGVASAQEVSPSAQDQAPQVAEAARVSDEKESEKPATEAQAEPEKNAASVSAGVQATEAKEQAAPSTEEVAKAEEAAVSKDEKSEETSAPKEAKAEEKAEPKEEKIEAKTASSETNAATQPKRSGTSGFRSVSGTSGFRNTGAARQGSDYTVTQDGNLATVQANALKTQLDRAASENLPVTPNQLRNFGTATTDEERRRLERQAADLQNAEAQAMNKKISDYLTAKQRAQQLTGREGSLQQIAPQNLVFSDEPNATAKIRLAQGDWFVKDSTLTSRNQYVREALDSRSYSEWRDGTTTQPNAVITRADTSQPAAERIIKDQTDAYYMVHTQVGRTTTVEYTLHNSFAGGRPITKAIARYTPKKSSAYDDSMVMAIHKDPTMTVWNGSSYDRKGTGNQLHMEWEFYYADGTKVDFGRTPGVVSFASRNHHGNDIYAEIYGNLSSNMQNVQIVGSSIVPQANGWYYANGKNNSYKGQTEYQWDQQGNPNEFWGAGAAKVTSGTSLSFDIATTNPGQHWPRPIRQWFSFNTNVKANNVVTNPNLTYTPAAYVNEVPAPEPEKSYDRFVMDIPHNVRVVDYENATPDQKRAFDNQTGSQIVYQQGKDGQVIVVGPKPENLNDVPNPKFTAQELETLKNGGTVRGFKGHNYVDPVDTIMVVKRNAGPTGPKGDKGATGATGATGAAGPKGDKGATGATGATGAAGPKGDKGATGATGATGAAGPKGDKGATGATGATGAAGPKGDKGATGATGATGAAGPKGDKGATGATGATGAKGEDGKPSLAQVVDNNDGTHTVKVGLDKNGNGQLDPDEVTSSTIVKDGKDGKSPLAKVVDNNNGTHTVQVGLDKNGNGELDPDEVTSSTIIKDGKDGKAGATGATGAKGEDGKPSLAQVVDNNDGTHTVKVGLDKNGNGQLDPDEVTSSTIVKDGKDGKSPLAKVVDNNNGTHTVQVGLDKNGNGELDPDEVTSSTIIKDGKDGKAGATGATGAKGDKGETGATGATGATGATGAKGEDGKPSLAQVVDNNDGTHTVKVGLDKNGNGQLDPDEVTSSTIVKDGKDGKSPLAKVVDNNNGTHTVQVGLDKNGNGELDPDEVTSSTIIKDGKDGKAGATGATGATGAKGDRGETGATGATGAKGEDGKPSLAQVVDNNDGTHTVKVGLDKNNNGQLDPDEVTSSTIVKDGKDGKSPLAKVVDNNNGTHTVQVGLDKNGNGELDPDEVTSSTIIKDGKDGKAGATGATGATGAKGEDGKPSLAQVVDNNDGTHTVKVGLDKNGNGQLDPDEVTSSTIIKDGKDGKAGATGATGATGAKGADGKPSLAQVVDNNDGTHTVKVGLDNNGNGQLDPDEVTSSTIVKDGKDGKSPLAKVVDNNNGTHTVQVGLDKNGNGELDPDEVTSSTIIKDGKDGKAGATGATGAKGDKGETGATGATGAKGDKGETGATGATGAKGEDGKPSLAQVVDNNDGTHTVKVGLDKNGNGQLDPDEVTSSTIIKDGKDGKSPLAKVVDNNNGTHTVKVGLDKNGNGQLDPDEVTSSTIIKDGKAGATGANGAKGDKGETGATGATGATGATGATGDKR; encoded by the coding sequence ATGGGACAAGACTGGAAGAAGATAGAAAGGCAACGTTTTACGATTCGTAAGACGAGAGCATGGGGAGCATGTTCTGTTTTTCTAGGATCAAGTATTTTCTTTCTAGGAGGGGGAGTTGCAAGTGCACAAGAAGTTAGTCCTTCTGCACAAGACCAAGCACCTCAAGTAGCAGAAGCTGCTAGAGTTTCAGATGAAAAAGAGTCTGAGAAACCGGCAACTGAAGCGCAAGCCGAGCCTGAAAAGAATGCTGCGTCAGTAAGTGCAGGTGTTCAAGCAACTGAAGCTAAGGAACAAGCTGCGCCTAGCACTGAAGAAGTAGCTAAAGCAGAAGAAGCAGCTGTTTCAAAAGACGAAAAGTCAGAAGAAACAAGTGCTCCGAAAGAAGCTAAAGCAGAAGAAAAGGCTGAGCCAAAAGAAGAGAAAATAGAAGCAAAAACAGCAAGTTCTGAAACTAATGCAGCCACACAACCTAAGCGTTCAGGCACATCAGGATTCAGAAGTGTTAGTGGTACATCAGGATTCCGAAATACTGGTGCTGCTCGCCAAGGATCTGACTATACTGTTACTCAAGATGGTAATCTAGCTACAGTTCAAGCTAATGCCTTGAAAACTCAGCTGGATAGAGCAGCGTCAGAGAACTTGCCAGTTACACCGAACCAGCTTAGAAATTTTGGAACCGCAACAACTGACGAAGAAAGACGCAGATTAGAACGTCAAGCAGCTGATCTTCAAAATGCTGAAGCTCAGGCAATGAATAAAAAAATCTCTGATTACTTGACGGCTAAACAAAGAGCTCAACAATTAACAGGTAGAGAAGGAAGCTTGCAACAAATTGCTCCTCAAAACCTCGTTTTCTCTGATGAGCCAAATGCAACAGCTAAGATTAGGCTGGCACAAGGAGACTGGTTTGTCAAAGACAGTACGCTCACATCTCGAAATCAATATGTTCGTGAAGCTTTGGATAGTCGAAGCTACAGTGAGTGGCGAGACGGGACAACTACTCAACCGAATGCAGTTATCACTAGAGCCGATACAAGCCAACCGGCAGCAGAGCGAATCATCAAGGATCAAACAGATGCTTACTACATGGTTCATACGCAAGTTGGTAGAACTACAACAGTAGAGTACACCTTGCACAACTCATTTGCAGGTGGTCGACCTATTACGAAAGCTATTGCTAGATATACGCCTAAGAAGAGTTCTGCTTATGATGATAGTATGGTCATGGCTATCCATAAAGACCCAACTATGACAGTTTGGAATGGATCCAGCTATGATCGTAAAGGAACTGGTAACCAATTGCATATGGAATGGGAATTCTATTATGCGGATGGCACCAAGGTAGACTTTGGCAGAACACCAGGTGTTGTTTCTTTCGCTTCACGTAACCACCACGGGAATGATATTTACGCTGAAATTTATGGTAATTTGAGCTCAAATATGCAGAATGTACAAATTGTAGGTTCTTCTATCGTTCCACAGGCAAATGGTTGGTACTATGCAAATGGTAAGAACAACTCTTATAAAGGCCAAACTGAATATCAATGGGACCAACAAGGTAATCCAAATGAATTCTGGGGAGCGGGTGCTGCAAAAGTTACAAGTGGTACATCATTGAGCTTTGATATTGCTACCACTAACCCTGGTCAGCACTGGCCACGTCCAATTCGCCAATGGTTCTCATTTAATACCAACGTAAAAGCGAATAACGTCGTAACTAACCCTAATTTGACTTATACTCCTGCAGCATATGTCAATGAAGTTCCAGCACCAGAACCAGAAAAATCTTATGACAGATTTGTCATGGATATTCCACATAATGTCAGAGTCGTAGATTATGAGAATGCCACTCCAGATCAAAAACGCGCCTTTGATAATCAAACTGGTTCTCAGATTGTTTACCAACAAGGTAAAGACGGACAGGTTATTGTTGTAGGACCAAAACCAGAAAACCTAAATGACGTACCAAATCCTAAGTTTACAGCTCAAGAACTTGAGACACTTAAAAATGGTGGAACTGTAAGAGGATTTAAAGGACACAATTACGTTGATCCTGTAGATACCATCATGGTTGTCAAACGTAATGCGGGACCAACTGGGCCTAAGGGTGATAAAGGCGCAACTGGAGCCACAGGTGCAACCGGTGCAGCAGGACCAAAAGGCGATAAAGGCGCAACTGGAGCAACTGGAGCCACCGGTGCAGCAGGACCAAAAGGTGATAAGGGTGCTACAGGCGCTACAGGAGCCACCGGTGCAGCAGGACCAAAAGGTGATAAGGGTGCTACAGGCGCAACTGGAGCGACCGGCGCAGCAGGCCCGAAAGGTGACAAAGGCGCAACTGGCGCTACAGGCGCGACCGGCGCAGCAGGACCAAAAGGCGATAAGGGCGCAACAGGTGCTACAGGCGCGACCGGAGCTAAAGGTGAAGATGGTAAGCCATCATTGGCTCAAGTCGTAGACAACAACGACGGCACACATACTGTTAAAGTTGGTCTTGATAAGAACGGCAACGGCCAGCTCGATCCAGACGAAGTAACCTCATCTACAATCGTCAAGGACGGTAAGGATGGTAAGTCTCCACTAGCTAAAGTAGTCGATAACAACAATGGTACCCATACTGTTCAAGTCGGTCTTGATAAGAACGGTAATGGCGAGTTGGATCCAGATGAAGTGACATCTTCAACTATCATCAAAGATGGTAAGGATGGAAAAGCTGGTGCTACAGGCGCGACCGGAGCTAAAGGTGAAGATGGCAAGCCATCATTGGCGCAAGTCGTAGACAATAACGACGGTACTCATACTGTTAAAGTCGGTCTTGATAAGAACGGCAACGGTCAGTTGGATCCAGATGAAGTAACCTCATCTACCATCGTCAAAGACGGTAAGGATGGTAAGTCTCCACTAGCTAAAGTTGTCGATAATAACAACGGTACCCACACAGTTCAAGTCGGTCTTGATAAGAACGGTAATGGCGAGCTTGATCCAGATGAAGTGACATCTTCAACAATCATCAAAGATGGTAAGGATGGAAAAGCTGGTGCCACTGGTGCCACTGGAGCTAAGGGTGATAAAGGTGAAACCGGAGCAACAGGTGCTACCGGAGCTACAGGCGCGACCGGAGCTAAAGGTGAAGATGGTAAGCCGTCATTGGCTCAAGTCGTAGACAACAACGACGGTACTCACACTGTTAAAGTTGGTCTTGATAAGAACGGCAATGGTCAGTTGGATCCAGATGAAGTAACATCATCTACTATCGTTAAAGACGGAAAAGATGGTAAATCTCCATTAGCTAAAGTAGTCGATAATAACAACGGTACCCACACAGTTCAAGTCGGTCTCGATAAGAACGGTAATGGTGAACTTGATCCAGACGAAGTAACATCTTCAACTATCATCAAAGATGGTAAGGATGGAAAAGCTGGTGCAACTGGCGCCACAGGAGCAACCGGAGCTAAGGGTGATAGAGGTGAAACTGGAGCCACCGGCGCAACTGGTGCCAAAGGTGAAGATGGCAAGCCGTCATTGGCGCAAGTCGTAGACAACAACGACGGTACTCACACTGTTAAAGTTGGTCTTGATAAGAACAATAACGGCCAGCTCGATCCAGACGAAGTAACCTCATCTACCATCGTTAAAGACGGTAAGGATGGTAAATCTCCACTAGCTAAAGTTGTCGATAACAATAACGGTACTCATACTGTTCAAGTCGGTCTCGATAAGAACGGAAATGGTGAGCTTGATCCAGACGAAGTAACATCATCTACAATCATCAAAGATGGTAAGGATGGAAAAGCTGGTGCTACAGGTGCTACAGGCGCGACCGGAGCTAAAGGCGAAGATGGTAAGCCATCATTGGCGCAAGTCGTAGACAACAACGACGGTACGCATACTGTTAAAGTTGGTCTTGATAAGAACGGCAACGGTCAGTTGGATCCAGACGAAGTGACATCTTCAACAATCATCAAAGATGGCAAGGATGGAAAAGCTGGTGCAACTGGTGCCACAGGAGCTACAGGGGCAAAAGGAGCAGATGGTAAGCCATCATTGGCTCAAGTCGTAGACAACAACGACGGCACACATACTGTTAAAGTCGGACTTGATAATAACGGCAACGGTCAGTTGGATCCAGATGAAGTAACTTCTTCAACCATCGTTAAAGACGGAAAAGATGGTAAATCTCCATTGGCTAAGGTTGTTGACAACAATAATGGCACACACACAGTTCAAGTCGGTCTTGATAAGAATGGTAACGGTGAGCTTGATCCAGATGAAGTGACATCTTCAACTATCATCAAAGATGGTAAGGATGGAAAAGCTGGTGCCACAGGAGCAACCGGAGCTAAGGGTGATAAAGGTGAAACCGGAGCTACAGGCGCGACCGGAGCTAAAGGCGATAAAGGTGAAACTGGAGCTACAGGCGCAACAGGTGCCAAAGGTGAAGATGGTAAGCCATCATTAGCCCAAGTCGTAGACAATAACGATGGCACTCATACTGTTAAAGTCGGTCTCGACAAGAACGGCAATGGCCAGTTGGATCCAGATGAAGTAACATCATCTACTATCATTAAAGACGGTAAGGATGGTAAGTCTCCACTAGCTAAAGTTGTCGATAATAACAACGGTACTCACACTGTTAAAGTTGGTCTTGATAAGAACGGCAACGGTCAGTTGGATCCAGACGAAGTAACATCTTCAACAATCATCAAAGATGGAAAAGCTGGCGCAACTGGGGCCAATGGAGCTAAGGGTGATAAAGGTGAAACCGGAGCTACAGGCGCAACAGGAGCTACAGGAGCGACCGGAGCGACCGGAGACAAAAGGTGA
- a CDS encoding glycosyltransferase, whose product MIVKNEAHIILETLQNLVNSITFDYWVISDTGSTDGTENLILNFFSEVGIPGELYKDEWQNFAHNRNVALDHARGKGDYVLTFDADDRIEGNLKISTDLEADAYYLNFSDESGTLSFRRVAIFKNRPEVYWRGVVHEFIELPEGATYGNLVGPYSVIARTRGARSLDGAKYFNDATLLANAVHNNQDPDLEPRYTFYCGRSYRGAGLNHEALPWFKKRADMTDGWSEEAYYSCLEIAQIYENEGKAFEGREYLEKAIQINPNRAEAWSELAKLYREKCQHHIAFAYAYMAKDLELNPDSLFSWETVYDYWIPFELLENGVKIGNFEVAYQGFRALILAGEADTYKNYYEYLPQFEQYLDNEIIEKIIEVINGTEA is encoded by the coding sequence ATGATTGTAAAAAATGAAGCCCATATAATTTTGGAAACGCTCCAAAATTTAGTCAATTCGATTACTTTTGACTACTGGGTCATTTCTGACACTGGATCCACAGATGGAACGGAAAACCTCATTTTGAACTTTTTTAGTGAAGTTGGGATTCCGGGAGAGTTGTATAAAGATGAATGGCAGAACTTTGCGCACAATAGAAATGTTGCCTTAGACCATGCAAGAGGAAAGGGAGACTATGTTCTTACCTTTGATGCAGATGACAGGATTGAAGGGAATTTAAAAATTTCTACTGATCTGGAAGCAGATGCCTATTATCTTAATTTTTCAGATGAGAGCGGAACTCTTTCATTTCGTCGCGTAGCCATTTTTAAAAATAGGCCAGAAGTCTATTGGCGAGGGGTCGTGCATGAATTTATTGAATTGCCTGAGGGTGCCACTTATGGAAATCTTGTCGGACCTTATTCAGTCATTGCAAGAACTAGAGGTGCACGAAGCCTAGACGGTGCTAAATATTTTAATGATGCAACTTTACTTGCAAATGCTGTTCATAATAACCAAGACCCTGATTTAGAGCCTAGATATACTTTTTACTGCGGGAGATCATACCGTGGTGCAGGCTTAAATCACGAGGCGCTTCCTTGGTTCAAAAAGCGGGCAGATATGACGGATGGATGGTCAGAGGAAGCTTATTATTCTTGTCTAGAAATAGCACAAATTTATGAAAATGAAGGGAAAGCTTTTGAAGGTCGAGAGTATTTGGAAAAAGCTATCCAGATCAATCCTAATCGTGCTGAAGCATGGTCTGAATTAGCTAAATTGTATAGAGAAAAATGCCAGCATCACATTGCTTTTGCCTATGCTTACATGGCTAAGGATTTAGAATTAAATCCGGATAGTCTATTTAGCTGGGAGACGGTTTATGATTATTGGATTCCATTTGAATTGTTAGAGAATGGTGTCAAGATAGGGAATTTTGAAGTTGCCTACCAAGGATTCAGAGCCTTAATTCTGGCAGGAGAAGCCGATACTTATAAAAATTATTATGAATACTTGCCTCAATTTGAACAATATCTAGATAATGAGATTATTGAGAAGATTATAGAAGTAATCAACGGTACAGAAGCTTAA
- the pepT gene encoding peptidase T encodes MKYPNLLDRFLTYVKVNTRSDETSTTTPSTQSQVDFANNVLIPEMKRVGLENVYYLPNGFAIGTLPANDPSFTRKIGFISHMDTADFNAENIQPQVIENYDGGVIPLGQSGFNLDPADFASLHKYKGQTLITTDGTTLLGADDKSGIAEIMTAIEYLSAHPEIKHGEIRVGFGPDEEIGIGADKFDAEDFDVDFAYTVDGGPLGELQYETFSAAGAELTFQGRNVHPGTAKDQMVNALQLAIDFHNQLPEADRPEKTEGYQGFYHLMNLTGTVEEAQASYIVRDFETEAFENRKAAMQAIADKMNQELGSERVILTLKDQYYNMKQVIEKDMTPINIAKAVMESLDIQPIIEPIRGGTDGSKISFMGIPTPNLFAGGENMHGRFEYVSLETMERAVDTIIGIVSYQE; translated from the coding sequence ATGAAATACCCTAATCTTTTAGATCGTTTCCTAACCTATGTCAAGGTCAACACACGCTCAGACGAAACATCTACTACTACACCCAGCACCCAGAGTCAGGTCGACTTTGCTAACAATGTCCTCATTCCTGAAATGAAGCGAGTTGGCTTGGAAAATGTCTACTACCTACCAAATGGCTTTGCGATTGGAACTCTACCAGCCAACGACCCAAGCTTTACTCGCAAAATTGGCTTTATTTCCCACATGGATACAGCAGATTTCAACGCAGAAAACATCCAGCCGCAGGTCATTGAGAATTATGACGGCGGTGTGATTCCGCTGGGGCAATCTGGCTTTAACTTAGATCCTGCAGACTTCGCCAGTCTCCATAAATACAAGGGCCAAACCCTGATTACGACTGACGGCACAACCCTTTTGGGAGCAGACGACAAGTCAGGTATTGCTGAAATCATGACGGCTATCGAATACCTGTCTGCCCATCCAGAAATCAAGCATGGAGAAATCCGAGTTGGCTTTGGTCCAGACGAAGAAATCGGTATCGGTGCTGATAAGTTTGACGCAGAAGACTTTGATGTAGACTTCGCCTACACAGTAGATGGCGGCCCTCTAGGAGAACTCCAGTACGAAACCTTTAGCGCTGCTGGGGCAGAATTGACCTTCCAAGGCCGCAATGTCCATCCGGGAACTGCTAAAGACCAGATGGTCAATGCTCTCCAGCTGGCTATTGACTTCCATAACCAGCTGCCAGAAGCCGACCGACCAGAGAAGACTGAGGGCTACCAAGGCTTCTACCACCTGATGAACCTGACCGGTACAGTCGAGGAAGCACAAGCCAGCTACATTGTTCGTGACTTTGAGACAGAGGCTTTTGAAAATCGCAAAGCTGCTATGCAGGCTATTGCTGATAAAATGAACCAAGAGCTGGGCAGCGAGCGCGTCATCTTGACCCTCAAAGACCAGTATTACAACATGAAGCAGGTCATTGAAAAGGACATGACACCGATCAATATCGCCAAAGCAGTCATGGAAAGTCTGGACATCCAGCCGATTATCGAGCCGATCCGTGGCGGTACTGATGGCTCAAAAATTTCCTTTATGGGAATCCCGACACCTAACCTCTTTGCTGGCGGTGAAAACATGCATGGCCGTTTCGAATATGTCAGCCTAGAAACCATGGAACGCGCTGTCGATACCATCATCGGCATTGTTTCCTATCAAGAGTAA
- a CDS encoding copper homeostasis protein CutC produces the protein MIYEFCAENVTLLDKALKAGAKRVELCDNLSVGGTTPSYGVIEAAVRIVQPYDATVMTMIRPRGGNFVYSDMEIEIMLSDIQKAREAGSHGLVFGVLTENNEIDYPKMERLLEAARGLDVVFHMAFDAIPAEYQFGELDWLVEHGVKRILTHGGPASESILEHLAWLDELIEHAAGRIEILPGGGINLENRAEIADTLGVDQLHGTKVVF, from the coding sequence ATGATTTATGAATTTTGTGCTGAGAATGTCACCTTGCTAGATAAGGCTTTAAAGGCTGGAGCGAAGCGGGTTGAGCTGTGTGACAACCTATCAGTTGGTGGAACAACGCCTAGCTACGGTGTCATTGAGGCTGCAGTACGAATAGTTCAGCCTTATGATGCGACTGTGATGACCATGATTCGGCCTCGCGGTGGGAATTTTGTCTATTCAGATATGGAAATCGAGATAATGCTCTCGGACATTCAGAAGGCACGTGAGGCGGGGAGCCATGGCCTTGTTTTTGGTGTTTTAACGGAAAATAATGAGATTGATTATCCTAAGATGGAGCGACTGCTTGAAGCGGCTCGGGGGCTGGATGTGGTCTTCCATATGGCTTTTGATGCGATTCCTGCTGAATATCAGTTTGGAGAGTTAGACTGGCTGGTTGAACATGGAGTGAAGCGGATTTTGACTCATGGCGGGCCAGCGTCAGAGTCCATTCTAGAGCATTTGGCTTGGCTGGATGAATTGATTGAGCATGCGGCAGGGCGGATAGAAATTTTACCTGGTGGTGGAATCAACCTGGAAAATCGTGCTGAGATTGCTGACACTTTGGGTGTTGATCAATTGCACGGCACCAAAGTAGTATTTTAG
- a CDS encoding MmcQ/YjbR family DNA-binding protein, which yields MLDLFEKYRLKEENLLDYGFVRSGAEYSYSTKIMAGDFQIDVLISDGELDFQVLDLDTGDEYRQVKMESMAGEFVDQVRAACQELLLHIRQHCFEEVGFLYEQSQRLSTYVAATYQGQLEYLWENSSRKSTNGAAVFRHQDSKKWYGAFLTTDWSKFEKERSGLIEVLNVKNDRVAELIQQKGIYPAFHMNKKYWLSLPLDGTLSDQHLFDLLDISFVLTKKK from the coding sequence ATGTTGGATTTATTTGAAAAATACAGGTTGAAGGAAGAAAATTTGCTGGATTATGGCTTTGTCAGGTCTGGTGCAGAATACAGCTATTCGACCAAGATTATGGCAGGCGACTTCCAGATAGATGTGCTAATTTCCGATGGAGAGCTGGATTTTCAGGTGCTTGACTTGGACACAGGTGACGAATACCGACAAGTCAAGATGGAAAGTATGGCTGGAGAATTTGTCGATCAAGTCAGGGCGGCCTGTCAGGAGCTTTTGCTGCACATTCGGCAGCATTGCTTTGAGGAAGTAGGCTTTCTTTATGAGCAAAGTCAGCGACTGAGCACTTATGTTGCGGCTACTTATCAGGGACAGTTGGAGTATCTCTGGGAGAATTCTTCTCGTAAAAGTACTAATGGGGCCGCTGTTTTTCGCCATCAGGATAGCAAGAAATGGTACGGAGCTTTTTTGACGACCGACTGGTCCAAGTTTGAGAAGGAACGCAGTGGTCTGATTGAGGTCCTAAATGTCAAGAATGACCGAGTTGCGGAACTTATTCAGCAAAAAGGGATTTATCCCGCCTTTCATATGAATAAAAAATACTGGCTCAGCCTGCCCTTGGATGGAACATTGTCGGATCAGCACCTTTTTGATTTGCTGGATATCAGCTTTGTCCTGACCAAGAAAAAGTGA